In Yarrowia lipolytica chromosome 1F, complete sequence, a genomic segment contains:
- a CDS encoding uncharacterized protein (Compare to YALI0F05082g, similar to uniprot|P20435 Saccharomyces cerevisiae YPR187w RPO26 DNA-directed RNA polymerase I II III 18 KD subunit, similar to Saccharomyces cerevisiae RPO26 (YPR187W); ancestral locus Anc_7.544), whose product MSDYGGDEEAFNDNFENAYEEEFEEHVSDVEENGEEVKTDVAEDGRQIVNGEGVENFEKAVRRKTVRELAIPREERTTTPYMTKYERARVLGTRALQISMNAPILVDIENATDPLQIAMKELQQKKIPLVIRRYLPDGSFEDWGCDELIVDQ is encoded by the exons ATGTCTGATTACGGTGGAGACGAGGAAGC ATTCAACGACAACTTTGAAAACGCctacgaggaggagtttgaggagcACGTTTCggatgtggaggagaacgGCGAGGAGGTGAAGACGGACGTGGCCGAGGACGGACGTCAGATCGTCAACGGAGAGGGCGTGGAGAACTTTGAAAAGGCTGTGCGACGAAAGACGGTCCGAGAACTGGCCATCCCTCGAGAAGAGCGAACTACCACCCCATACATGACCAAGTACGAGCGGGCCCGAGTGCTGGGTACACGAGCGCTGCAAATCTCCATGAACGCGCCCATTCTCGTGGACATTGAGAACGCCACGGACCCTCTGCAGATCGCCATGAaggagctgcagcagaagaagattcCTCTGGTGATTCGAAGGTACCTGCCCGACGGCTCCTTCGAAGACTGGGGATGCGACGAGTTGATTGTCGATCAGTAA
- a CDS encoding uncharacterized protein (Compare to YALI0F05104g, weakly similar to uniprot|P39933 Saccharomyces cerevisiae YPR186c TFC2 TFIIIA transcription initiation factor, similar to Saccharomyces cerevisiae PZF1 (YPR186C); ancestral locus Anc_7.543), translating into MFHEAELSDTPDGITHYDLPSRPTSAASSASSPVSSEWIEVKDAHGNPKRVPERKGLFFPTRGETYGDAWNGNVPKEKTTVKRTLAHVCPEEGCDKAYSRPSLLKQHLRSHYNERCFVCTYEGCGKGFFRRSHLKAHTNSHTVAKRYHCSFCAKGFNTRQHLLRHEVTHKSIKHCPHQDCSKQCRTEVQLLEHCVADHATWKHQCTYPECGRAIGSERQMQYHWERDHNQTPQYKCPHDECEEVASQWIKLQKHVSKAHNRWLCHHCEGIFDDVQSMYEHEKSVHGLSVLYRGGHRTPGYVRQLWTCPEESCGHQFFDKDLYAKHYVSHNKAPVRDMFESVAEYDITPEIIPYFEKPEKLTRKGRSERTSLEGKSGEEEYQLPSERPAKRQRREVSKPTNTAASIVDKITGAGYSDSRTIPCVVETCMHRFNRKYDLDRHVAANHATNCAVCPFGSHILTEVRDHMSDEHRTEWPAECYQASPDAHIKIHLAYLRGETPEVEPVNTTSQNMYKNLHYPTPGLRRNAPRGQSNSSYNSPLHSPIIQVPQRAHSESPMHMYGNSYQPIQHTSPISVTSYPTQTPTPGSIGSPAPLQQLNEAVEYAPFDSLPLSAMSSAYVSPALSHSILAGGHDMEYSSNEEVNFTKDSIDPELFRQ; encoded by the coding sequence ATGTTTCACGAAGCAGAATTGTCGGATACTCCAGATGGCATCACGCACTATGACCTTCCGTCCCGGCCAACGTCCGCGGCGTCTTCGGCGTCGTCGCCGGTGTCCTCCGAGTGGATTGAGGTGAAGGACGCCCATGGCAACCCCAAACGAGTGCCAGAACGCAAGGGTCTGTTTTTCCCGACCCGTGGAGAGACGTACGGCGATGCGTGGAACGGCAATGTGCCCAAGGAAAAAACCACCGTCAAACGGACCCTGGCTCACGTCTGCCCCGAAGAGGGCTGTGACAAGGCATACAGCCGGCCATCGCTCCTAAAACAACATCTACGGTCCCATTACAACGAGCGGTGCTTTGTGTGCACTTATGAGGGCTGTGGCAAGGGCTTCTTCCGCCGCTCGCATCTCAAAGCCCACACAAACAGTCACACGGTGGCCAAACGATACCACTGCTCGTTTTGCGCCAAGGGGTTCAACACGCGCCAGCACCTGCTGCGTCATGAGGTGACCCACAAGTCGATAAAACACTGCCCACACCAAGACTGCTCCAAGCAGTGTCGCACCGAggtgcagctgctggagcacTGTGTGGCCGACCACGCCACCTGGAAGCACCAGTGTACCTATCCCGAATGTGGACGCGCTATTGGCTCCGAAAGACAGATGCAATACCACTGGGAACGGGACCACAACCAAACGCCGCAGTACAAGTGTCCGCATGACGAGTGCGAAGAGGTGGCCTCACAGTGGAtcaagctgcagaagcaTGTTTCAAAGGCGCACAACCGGTGGCTGTGTCACCATTGCGAAGGCATCTTTGACGACGTGCAGTCCATGTACGAGCATGAGAAGAGCGTGCACGGTCTGTCTGTTCTCTACAGAGGCGGCCACCGGACTCCAGGCTACGTGCGGCAACTCTGGACGTGCCCTGAAGAGTCATGTGGTCACCAATTCTTCGACAAGGACCTGTATGCCAAACACTACGTGTCGCACAACAAGGCCCCTGTTCGCGACATGTTTGAGTCGGTGGCTGAGTACGACATTACACCCGAGATCATTCCGTACTTTGAAAAGCCCGAAAAGCTGACGCGAAAAGGCCGTTCAGAGCGAACGAGTCTGGAGGGCAAGTCTGGGGAAGAGGAGTACCAGTTGCCTAGCGAACGCCCAGCCAAACGACAACGGCGAGAGGTCTCCAAACCCACAAACACCGCTGCCAGCATCGTCGACAAAATCACCGGAGCCGGCTACTCGGACTCTCGAACCATCCCTTGCGTGGTCGAGACTTGTATGCATCGGTTCAACCGTAAGTACGATCTCGACCGCCACGTTGCTGCCAACCATGCCACCAACTGCGCCGTTTGTCCGTTTGGATCTCACATTCTCACCGAGGTCCGAGACCACATGAGCGACGAACACCGCACCGAGTGGCCGGCAGAGTGCTACCAGGCCTCCCCAGACGCCCACATCAAAATCCATCTTGCATACCTTCGTGGAGAGACGCCTGAGGTTGAACCTGTTAACACTACCTCTCAGAACATGTACAAAAACCTGCATTATCCTACTCCTGGACTGCGCAGAAACGCCCCCCGAGGACAGTCCAACTCCTCGTACAATAGCCCACTGCACAGCCCCATCATTCAGGTGCCGCAGCGTGCACACTCCGAGAGCCCTATGCACATGTATGGCAACTCATACCAACCCATCCAACACACCAGCCCTATCAGTGTGACTTCATACCCTACCCAGACTCCCACTCCGGGATCCATCGGGTCTCCTGCTCCACTACAGCAGCTCAATGAGGCTGTGGAGTACGCTCCATTTGATTCGTTGCCGCTCAGTGCCATGTCCTCGGCCTACGTGTCGCCTGCCCTGTCTCATTCGATTCTGGCTGGCGGACATGATATGGAGTACTCGTCCAATGAAGAGGTCAACTTTACCAAGGACTCTATTGACCCGGAGTTGTTCCGACAGTAG